A genomic region of Eucalyptus grandis isolate ANBG69807.140 chromosome 5, ASM1654582v1, whole genome shotgun sequence contains the following coding sequences:
- the LOC108957941 gene encoding uncharacterized protein LOC108957941 yields MELFLCRSTFNNLAGLQLEDGVQQPFNNLANYVNSEHFPSSEGSAEDLIKQDLRNVAEGVAASVLQSALPSNPDLTVYEGNDSTHEAYQDKNVQQEADTEDANSIVAERMNFGFPVSDGIGRLQIIKNGDLEELRELGSGTYGTVYQGKWRGTDVAIKRINDIDKCFSGKPSEQEQIRYDFWNEAINLADLHHPNVLALLTCIIQMCWPSTSSFSVEGSSSHSNFQQRSADFGENLWELEDTLSEAASKHEL; encoded by the exons ATGGAGCTCTTTCTATGTCGTTCTACATTCAATAACCTTGCTGGCCTACAGTTGGAGGATGGAGTCCAGCAACCATTCAATAATCTCGCAAACTATGTCAATTCAGAACATTTTCCATCTTCCGAAG GTTCAGCAGAGGATCTCATCAAGCAAGATCTTCGAAATGTTGCTGAGGGTGTAGCTGCTTCTGTTCTTCAGTCGGCTCTTCCTTCTAATCCTGATTTAACAGTTTATGAAGGAAATGACTCCACTCATGAAGCATACCAGGATAAAAATGTGCAGCAAGAAGCTGACACTGAG GATGCTAATTCTATAGTGGCAGAGAGGATGAATTTCGGGTTTCCAGTATCAGATGGCATTGGTCGCTTGCAA ATAATTAAGAACGGTGATCTTGAAGAGTTGCGAGAATTAGGTTCTGGCACTTATGGGACTGTTTATCAAGGAAAATGGAGGGGTACTGATGTAGCCATCAAAAGAATCAATGATATTGATAAGTGCTTTTCTGGGAAGCCCTCAGAGCAAGAGCAAATA AGATATGATTTCTGGAATGAGGCAATCAACCTTGCTGACTTGCATCATCCAAATGTGCTGGCCTTGCTGACTTGCATCATCCAAATGTGCTGGCCTTCTACCTCTTCGTTCTCAGTGGAGGGATCATCCAGCCATTCCAATTTCCAGCAGAGGAGTGCTGACTTTGGCGAAAATCTTTGGGAACTTGAAGACACTTTATCAGAAGCTGCATCAAAGCATGAGCTATGA
- the LOC104429181 gene encoding protein argonaute 4-like isoform X3, translating to MLRSCGITISNSFTQVEGRVLPAPKLNVGNGEDFFPRNGRWSFQSKKFVEPAKIQKWAVVNFSARCDMRGLIRDLTRLAEMKGLLTEQPFDVFEESPQFRRAPPAVRVDKMFEEIQAKLPGVPLFLKRLNKSSMALSLF from the exons ATGCTGCGTTCATGCGGTATAACAATTAGCAATAGCTTTACTCAAGTTGAAGGCCGCGTTCTACCGGCTCCTAAG CTAAACGTGGGCAATGGAGAGGATTTCTTCCCCCGCAATGGACGGTGGAGCTTTCAGAGTAAG AAATTTGTTGAGCCAGCTAAGATACAGAAATGGGCTGTGGTGAACTTCTCTGCTCGGTGTGACATGCGTGGGCTTATAAGAGACCTGACTAGATTAGCTGAAATGAAAGGACTT CTCACCGAACAACCTTTTGACGTGTTTGAAGAAAGCCCCCAATTCAGAAGAGCCCCTCCTGCTGTTAGAGTGGATAAAATGTTTGAGGAGATACAAGCTAAACTACCTGGGGTGCCGCTCTTCCTCAAAAGACTAAA CAAAAGCAGCATGGCTCTGTCACT CTTTTAG
- the LOC104429181 gene encoding protein argonaute 4-like isoform X2, which translates to MLRSCGITISNSFTQVEGRVLPAPKLNVGNGEDFFPRNGRWSFQSKKFVEPAKIQKWAVVNFSARCDMRGLIRDLTRLAEMKGLLTEQPFDVFEESPQFRRAPPAVRVDKMFEEIQAKLPGVPLFLKRLNKSSMALSLCLLEMGYSIQLETGYVSSQHSKKLSI; encoded by the exons ATGCTGCGTTCATGCGGTATAACAATTAGCAATAGCTTTACTCAAGTTGAAGGCCGCGTTCTACCGGCTCCTAAG CTAAACGTGGGCAATGGAGAGGATTTCTTCCCCCGCAATGGACGGTGGAGCTTTCAGAGTAAG AAATTTGTTGAGCCAGCTAAGATACAGAAATGGGCTGTGGTGAACTTCTCTGCTCGGTGTGACATGCGTGGGCTTATAAGAGACCTGACTAGATTAGCTGAAATGAAAGGACTT CTCACCGAACAACCTTTTGACGTGTTTGAAGAAAGCCCCCAATTCAGAAGAGCCCCTCCTGCTGTTAGAGTGGATAAAATGTTTGAGGAGATACAAGCTAAACTACCTGGGGTGCCGCTCTTCCTCAAAAGACTAAA CAAAAGCAGCATGGCTCTGTCACTGTGT CTTTTAGAGATGGGATACTCAATCCAATTGGAGACAGGGTACGTTAGTTCCCAGCACAGCAAGAAACTTTCGATTTGA
- the LOC104429181 gene encoding protein argonaute 4-like isoform X1, with the protein MLRSCGITISNSFTQVEGRVLPAPKLNVGNGEDFFPRNGRWSFQSKKFVEPAKIQKWAVVNFSARCDMRGLIRDLTRLAEMKGLLTEQPFDVFEESPQFRRAPPAVRVDKMFEEIQAKLPGVPLFLKRLNYPVQQKQHGSVTLLEMGYSIQLETGYVSSQHSKKLSI; encoded by the exons ATGCTGCGTTCATGCGGTATAACAATTAGCAATAGCTTTACTCAAGTTGAAGGCCGCGTTCTACCGGCTCCTAAG CTAAACGTGGGCAATGGAGAGGATTTCTTCCCCCGCAATGGACGGTGGAGCTTTCAGAGTAAG AAATTTGTTGAGCCAGCTAAGATACAGAAATGGGCTGTGGTGAACTTCTCTGCTCGGTGTGACATGCGTGGGCTTATAAGAGACCTGACTAGATTAGCTGAAATGAAAGGACTT CTCACCGAACAACCTTTTGACGTGTTTGAAGAAAGCCCCCAATTCAGAAGAGCCCCTCCTGCTGTTAGAGTGGATAAAATGTTTGAGGAGATACAAGCTAAACTACCTGGGGTGCCGCTCTTCCTCAAAAGACTAAA TTATCCTGTGCAGCAAAAGCAGCATGGCTCTGTCACT CTTTTAGAGATGGGATACTCAATCCAATTGGAGACAGGGTACGTTAGTTCCCAGCACAGCAAGAAACTTTCGATTTGA
- the LOC120294086 gene encoding F-box protein CPR1-like: MAELPGELVTEILDRLPVESLLRCRSVSKRWRDIIDGPAFVRSHFARSSESTANLTLFFRHSSSLYCIDLTSLLRHGGVAEMNYPFMFYGDRIRVLGSCNGLFCICNADDDVVVWNPATRKHKFLPYSAVEVRRFSAFSVCVYGLGYDESRDDHVLLRLAQLVTEPIQSEVSIYSLKDNAWRRLKDMPYSLVDPRKMGVFVCGHLHWIMTREVGSDSAILLVAFDFRIEDFKVVDLPDGIDNKLDVDLSVLGGCLCLSINGNHMGVDVWIMKEYGLKDSWIKLFSIPQSEVARTLDFVRPLAYAKNGRQVLVRQDSKNLILYDLETKGIERVDINGMPNSFEAEICLRTLVSVDDYGGYTKKKQQEAEEIKNRNKR; encoded by the coding sequence ATGGCGGAACTCCCGGGCGAGCTGGTGACCGAGATCCTGGACCGCCTCCCGGTCGAGTCGCTGCTCCGGTGCCGGTCCGTCTCCAAGCGTTGGCGCGACATCATCGACGGCCCGGCCTTCGTCCGCTCCCACTTCGCCCGCTCCTCCGAGTCCACCGCCAACCTCACCCTCTTCTTCCGCCACTCCTCCAGCCTCTACTGCATCGACCTCACCTCCCTCCTCCGCCACGGCGGTGTCGCCGAGATGAACTACCCGTTCATGTTCTACGGCGACCGGATCCGCGTCCTCGGGTCCTGCAACGGCCTGTTCTGCATCTGCAACGCCGACGATGACGTCGTCGTGTGGAACCCCGCCACGCGGAAGCACAAGTTCCTGCCGTACTCCGCCGTCGAGGTGCGGCGCTTCTCGGCGTTCTCCGTCTGCGTCTACGGGCTCGGGTACGACGAGAGCCGCGACGATCACGTGCTGCTGAGGCTAGCCCAGCTCGTGACGGAGCCGATCCAGTCGGAGGTTAGTATCTACAGCTTGAAGGATAACGCGTGGAGGCGGCTCAAGGACATGCCGTACTCCCTGGTTGATCCGCGCAAGATGGGGGTTTTCGTGTGCGGCCATCTGCACTGGATAATGACTCGGGAGGTGGGGTCGGATTCGGCAATTCTGCTGGTGGCTTTTGATTTTCGAATTGAGGATTTTAAGGTGGTGGATCTGCCTGATGGTATCGATAATAAGCTTGACGTGGATTTGTCCGTCCTGGGAGGGTGTCTCTGCCTTAGCATTAACGGGAACCACATGGGTGTCGATGTGTGGATTATGAAAGAGTATGGATTGAAAGATTCATGGATTAAGTTGTTCTCAATACCGCAATCTGAAGTTGCGAGGACTCTTGATTTTGTCCGGCCGTTGGCTTACGCCAAGAATGGTCGTCAAGTTTTGGTAAGACAGGACAGTAAGAATCTCATTTTGTATGATCTAGAGACTAAGGGCATTGAGAGGGTTGATATAAATGGCATGCCAAATTCCTTTGAAGCAGAGATTTGTTTGAGAACCCTTGTTTCGGTCGATGATTATGGAGGATACACCAAGAAGAAGCAGCAAGAAGCGGAAGAGATTAAGAATAGGAACAAGAGGTAA